The following proteins come from a genomic window of Pseudomonas sp. WJP1:
- the gabT gene encoding 4-aminobutyrate--2-oxoglutarate transaminase: MNSKVDQTPHLLRQRDQFVPRGLVTAHPLVIDRAQGAELWDVDGRRYLDFVGGIGVLNIGHNHPKVVAAVQAQLQKVSHACFQVVAYKPYLDLARRLCEMIGGKEAYKAAFFTSGAEAVENAVKIARAHTNRSAVIAFRGGFHGRTLLGTTLTGMSQPYKQNFGPFAPEVFHTPYPNAYRGVTSEMALKALDELLATQVAPERVAAIIIEPVQGDGGFLSAPKEFLQGLRALTEKHGIVLILDEIQTGFGRTGKWFGFQHAGIQPDLVTVAKSLAGGLPLSGVVGKAEIMDAPLPGGLGGTYGGNALSCAAALAVIEAYEEEQLLARGEALGEQLRQGLLGLQCRHPQIGDVRGTGFMLAIELIKNDEARTPDADLNQRLIDEARKGGLLVIKCGVCRNVLRFLAPLVATEAQVDEAVQILDAALARVLN; encoded by the coding sequence ATGAACAGCAAAGTCGACCAAACCCCTCATTTGCTCCGTCAGCGCGATCAGTTCGTGCCGCGGGGCCTGGTGACCGCTCATCCTTTGGTGATTGATCGTGCCCAAGGTGCCGAATTGTGGGATGTGGATGGCAGGCGCTACCTGGATTTTGTCGGGGGTATCGGTGTACTGAACATCGGCCACAACCACCCTAAGGTGGTTGCGGCGGTTCAGGCGCAACTGCAAAAAGTATCCCATGCCTGCTTCCAGGTGGTCGCCTATAAGCCTTACCTGGATCTCGCCCGGCGCCTGTGCGAAATGATCGGCGGTAAAGAAGCCTACAAAGCCGCGTTCTTCACTTCCGGTGCTGAGGCCGTGGAAAACGCGGTGAAAATCGCCCGAGCTCACACTAACCGTTCGGCGGTGATTGCCTTCCGTGGCGGTTTTCATGGACGGACCCTGCTCGGCACCACGCTGACCGGCATGAGCCAGCCGTACAAACAGAACTTCGGGCCGTTCGCCCCCGAAGTGTTCCATACGCCGTATCCAAACGCTTATCGCGGTGTCACCAGCGAAATGGCGCTCAAGGCGCTGGACGAACTGCTTGCCACCCAGGTTGCGCCGGAGCGGGTCGCGGCGATCATCATCGAACCGGTGCAGGGCGACGGTGGTTTCCTCTCGGCGCCGAAGGAGTTCCTTCAGGGGCTGCGGGCGCTGACGGAAAAACACGGCATCGTGCTGATCCTCGATGAAATCCAGACCGGGTTCGGCCGTACCGGCAAGTGGTTCGGTTTCCAGCACGCAGGCATCCAGCCAGACCTGGTAACCGTCGCCAAGAGCCTGGCCGGTGGCTTGCCGTTATCCGGTGTAGTCGGCAAGGCCGAGATCATGGACGCGCCATTGCCCGGTGGCTTGGGCGGTACCTACGGCGGCAACGCGTTGTCCTGCGCGGCGGCACTGGCGGTCATAGAGGCTTACGAAGAGGAACAGTTGCTGGCGCGCGGTGAAGCGTTGGGCGAGCAATTACGCCAAGGACTGCTTGGCTTGCAGTGTCGTCACCCACAAATCGGCGATGTGCGCGGCACCGGTTTCATGCTCGCGATTGAGTTGATCAAGAATGACGAAGCCCGTACACCGGACGCCGATCTGAACCAGCGGCTGATCGATGAAGCGCGTAAGGGTGGCTTGCTGGTGATTAAGTGCGGCGTGTGCCGCAACGTACTGCGCTTCCTCGCGCCGTTGGTGGCGACCGAAGCACAGGTCGACGAAGCGGTGCAAATTCTGGACGCGGCATTGGCGCGGGTATTGAACTGA
- a CDS encoding Lrp/AsnC family transcriptional regulator yields MEGLVKLDRIDISILVELQKDGRMTNVSLADAVGLSASPCLQRVKRLESAGYISSYKAHLNLAKITDSVTVFTEITLSDHKREDFAKFESNIRLVDEVLECHLISGGYDYLVRFMTRSIQHYQEVIESLLDKNIGISKYFSYIVIKSPVLKDGVPLRKLLRH; encoded by the coding sequence ATGGAAGGTTTAGTCAAACTGGACCGCATCGACATCAGCATTTTGGTCGAGCTGCAAAAGGACGGGCGCATGACCAATGTCAGCCTGGCCGATGCCGTTGGATTGTCGGCCAGCCCCTGCCTGCAACGGGTCAAACGGCTGGAGTCGGCCGGGTACATCTCCAGCTACAAGGCACACTTGAACCTGGCGAAGATCACTGATTCGGTCACGGTCTTCACCGAGATCACCTTGAGTGACCACAAGCGCGAAGACTTCGCCAAATTCGAGTCGAATATTCGCCTGGTGGACGAAGTGCTCGAATGCCATTTGATCAGCGGTGGCTACGACTACCTGGTGCGCTTCATGACCCGCAGTATTCAGCACTATCAGGAGGTCATTGAAAGCCTGCTGGACAAGAACATCGGCATCTCGAAGTACTTCAGTTACATCGTCATCAAATCCCCCGTGCTCAAGGACGGTGTGCCGTTGCGTAAGTTGCTGCGGCACTGA
- a CDS encoding aldehyde dehydrogenase family protein yields MTTQSSNSYRVDPQRSQQFYINGRWSAPASPASLPVINPASETVVAEVASGTAADVDRAVAAARAALPGWSSSSAASRALVLGKIYELILERKEALAQALSLEMGAAIGFARAMQVPLAAEHVRVARDLLSTYRFQTVEGGTAIEREPIGVCGLITPWNWPLYQITAKVAPAIAAGCTVVLKPSELSPLSALLFAQIVHDAGLPQGVFNLVNGSGPEVGGAMAAHADIDMISITGSNRAGALVAQAAAPTVKRVTQELGGKSPNLLLPDADFAKAVPLGVMSAFRNVGQSCSAPTRMIVPRGRLAEVEALAAATANAIIVGDPQSEETVLGPIANEPQFKRVQTMIEAGLNEGAKLVCGGPGRVPGYETGFYTQPTVFSEVDSAMRIAQEEIFGPVLCIIAYETIDEAVAIANDTVYGLGAHVQSQNLELARAVASRIRAGQVHLNYPAWNPMAPFGGYKRSGNGREYGVYGFEEYLETKAIIGFGESPDSSINSGE; encoded by the coding sequence ATGACAACACAATCTTCGAATAGCTACCGCGTTGATCCGCAAAGGTCACAGCAGTTTTATATCAACGGTCGTTGGTCTGCTCCAGCAAGTCCTGCCAGTTTGCCGGTGATCAATCCGGCGAGTGAAACCGTTGTTGCAGAGGTAGCAAGCGGGACTGCCGCGGACGTTGATCGGGCAGTAGCTGCGGCGCGTGCAGCGCTTCCTGGCTGGTCTTCTTCCTCCGCTGCGTCACGTGCGCTAGTGCTTGGAAAGATCTACGAGCTCATCCTTGAACGAAAAGAAGCTCTTGCGCAGGCCCTCTCTCTGGAAATGGGCGCTGCCATCGGCTTCGCACGGGCTATGCAAGTGCCTCTGGCGGCCGAACACGTTCGGGTCGCAAGGGATCTTCTGTCCACCTATCGTTTCCAAACGGTTGAAGGCGGCACCGCGATTGAACGCGAACCCATAGGCGTCTGCGGTCTCATCACACCGTGGAACTGGCCGCTTTATCAAATCACCGCAAAAGTCGCACCGGCTATTGCTGCCGGATGCACAGTGGTCCTCAAGCCAAGTGAATTGTCACCTCTGAGCGCCCTGCTTTTTGCACAGATAGTGCATGACGCAGGTCTCCCACAAGGGGTTTTCAACCTGGTGAATGGTAGTGGTCCCGAGGTCGGCGGAGCCATGGCTGCGCATGCCGATATCGATATGATTTCGATAACTGGCTCAAACCGGGCTGGCGCGCTGGTCGCACAAGCGGCCGCCCCTACGGTAAAACGCGTCACTCAAGAACTGGGAGGCAAGTCGCCGAACCTGCTGCTTCCCGACGCCGACTTCGCCAAAGCCGTGCCACTGGGCGTGATGTCTGCGTTTCGCAACGTAGGACAGTCGTGCAGCGCCCCGACAAGAATGATTGTTCCCAGGGGAAGGCTGGCGGAAGTCGAAGCGTTAGCGGCTGCCACCGCCAATGCGATCATCGTCGGTGATCCGCAATCTGAAGAGACTGTACTCGGTCCGATTGCCAACGAGCCCCAGTTCAAGCGCGTACAAACAATGATCGAGGCTGGCCTGAATGAAGGCGCAAAGCTCGTTTGCGGCGGACCAGGACGCGTGCCGGGTTATGAAACGGGCTTCTACACCCAACCGACTGTTTTCTCCGAGGTCGATTCAGCGATGCGGATCGCTCAGGAAGAAATCTTTGGGCCGGTACTGTGCATCATTGCGTATGAAACAATCGATGAGGCCGTCGCTATCGCAAACGATACGGTCTATGGGCTGGGTGCCCACGTTCAGTCTCAGAACCTGGAACTCGCACGCGCCGTAGCCTCTCGTATCCGCGCGGGACAAGTGCATCTGAATTACCCCGCCTGGAATCCAATGGCGCCTTTCGGTGGCTACAAGCGATCTGGCAATGGTCGTGAATACGGGGTCTACGGCTTTGAAGAGTATCTGGAAACCAAAGCAATCATTGGATTCGGTGAATCTCCAGACTCTTCTATTAATTCGGGTGAATAA
- a CDS encoding HAD family hydrolase, whose product MGLTDYRALVIDCDEVLVDRDSGVWTALQPLLDSRGGHPDKEQVLAEYSEVVRALYPRFGELGFSGLLCFAHRQLAERWGLKASWEEGMSFARSVASWSLFEDAPGAMLYLRKFYRLLVKGDRDAEDRGLLCERLGIMADDLISLASDPFQDPQWLKANALEPAQILQVTRPSASRQASIDVCLICRGRVKPPTPCAADYCINSMADLVTQHQLSLRR is encoded by the coding sequence ATGGGGCTGACTGATTATCGAGCGCTGGTCATCGATTGCGATGAGGTCCTGGTCGATCGCGACTCGGGGGTCTGGACGGCGTTGCAACCGCTGCTCGACAGCCGGGGTGGGCACCCGGACAAGGAACAGGTGCTGGCTGAATACAGCGAGGTGGTGCGGGCACTGTATCCACGCTTTGGCGAGCTGGGTTTTAGTGGACTGTTGTGTTTCGCCCACCGCCAGTTGGCCGAGCGCTGGGGGCTGAAGGCCAGTTGGGAGGAGGGCATGAGTTTCGCCCGTTCGGTGGCCAGCTGGTCGTTGTTCGAGGACGCACCGGGGGCAATGTTGTACCTGCGCAAGTTCTATCGCCTGCTGGTGAAAGGCGACCGGGATGCCGAGGATCGCGGATTGCTCTGTGAGCGTTTGGGGATCATGGCCGACGACTTGATTTCGTTGGCCAGCGACCCATTCCAGGATCCGCAATGGCTGAAGGCGAACGCGCTTGAGCCCGCGCAGATCCTGCAAGTGACCCGGCCTTCAGCCAGTCGACAGGCAAGTATCGATGTCTGTCTGATCTGCCGCGGTCGGGTCAAACCGCCGACGCCTTGTGCTGCGGATTACTGCATCAACAGCATGGCGGACCTGGTGACTCAACATCAACTGTCTTTACGGCGCTGA